In Deltaproteobacteria bacterium, a genomic segment contains:
- a CDS encoding response regulator: MSGRADILVVDDHPDKLIALEAILSDLGQNVVKAGSGKEALRRLLERDFAVVLLDVNMPIMDGFETAALIRRRARSEHTPIIFITGYGDETHVARGYSLGAVDYILTPVVPEVLRAKVSVFVELWRQSARLAQRAAQLQQLTEASLAINAATSVESILQIAVDRAREIIRAGHAVAEVRLGPTRTCRATSGVPAGHPGTCTAPLPGRDRQPLGTLQLSGRPDGAFTEEDEALLLQLAQMASIAIQNTLYSEERAANELKDEFLATISHELRTPLTSMLIWAGTLRRGTLDAAARARGIEVIERNVKVQARLIDDLLDMSRIVTGKVRLDVRPVELRDVIEAALDSVRPAAEAKSIALGSTCGSTPVPVRGDPDRLQQIVWNLLTNAIKFTPREGRIEVRLERADGDAEITIEDTGVGISPGFLPHIFDRFRQAESGSTRSHGGLGLGLAIVRNLVDLHGGGVRAASPGPGRGATFTVTLPLAGPRKDPPAPQPAASPQPTPPRACEGGDGMPDLEGLRILVVDDEVDACEAIAVALGLAGANARTAGSARDALGLIEAWAPDVLVSDIGLPQDDGYALIRTVRARHAGPGGRIPALALTAYARAEDRARALTAGYQAHLAKPVDLRELVAVVGRLCGRASEQPRAEPDAGMSRPRVFERR; encoded by the coding sequence GTGAGCGGAAGGGCGGACATCCTGGTGGTCGACGACCACCCGGACAAGCTGATCGCGCTCGAGGCGATCCTCTCGGACCTCGGCCAGAACGTCGTGAAGGCGGGCTCCGGCAAGGAAGCCCTCCGGAGGCTGCTGGAGCGCGACTTCGCGGTCGTCCTCCTCGACGTCAACATGCCGATCATGGACGGCTTCGAGACGGCGGCGCTCATCCGGAGGCGGGCGCGCAGCGAGCACACCCCCATCATCTTCATCACCGGCTACGGGGACGAGACGCACGTGGCGCGAGGCTACTCGCTCGGAGCCGTGGACTACATCCTGACGCCCGTCGTGCCGGAGGTGCTGCGCGCCAAGGTCTCCGTCTTCGTGGAGCTCTGGCGACAATCGGCGCGCCTCGCGCAGCGGGCCGCCCAGCTCCAGCAGCTGACCGAGGCGTCCCTCGCCATCAATGCCGCGACGTCGGTGGAGAGCATCCTGCAGATCGCGGTGGACCGGGCGCGCGAGATCATCCGCGCCGGGCATGCGGTGGCGGAGGTCCGGCTGGGGCCCACGCGGACGTGCCGTGCCACGTCGGGCGTTCCGGCGGGCCACCCGGGGACCTGTACCGCGCCCCTCCCGGGGCGCGACCGCCAGCCCCTCGGCACGCTCCAGCTCTCTGGAAGACCGGACGGCGCGTTCACGGAGGAGGACGAGGCGCTTCTGCTGCAGCTCGCTCAGATGGCGTCCATCGCGATCCAGAACACCCTCTACAGCGAGGAACGCGCGGCGAACGAGCTGAAGGACGAGTTCCTGGCGACGATCTCGCACGAGCTGCGGACACCCCTCACGTCCATGCTGATCTGGGCGGGAACGTTGCGCCGGGGGACGCTCGATGCCGCGGCTCGCGCCCGCGGCATCGAGGTCATCGAGCGCAACGTCAAGGTCCAGGCGCGGCTGATCGACGATCTGCTCGACATGTCGCGGATCGTGACCGGCAAGGTGCGTCTGGACGTGCGCCCAGTGGAGCTCCGTGACGTCATCGAGGCGGCCCTGGACTCCGTCCGCCCTGCGGCGGAGGCCAAGTCGATCGCCCTCGGGTCGACCTGTGGCTCGACCCCCGTGCCCGTGCGCGGCGACCCGGACCGCCTGCAGCAGATCGTGTGGAACCTGCTGACCAACGCGATCAAGTTCACGCCGCGAGAGGGTCGTATCGAAGTGCGCCTCGAGCGCGCCGATGGCGACGCCGAGATTACCATCGAGGACACGGGGGTGGGGATCAGCCCGGGATTCCTGCCCCACATCTTCGATCGCTTCCGACAGGCGGAGAGCGGAAGTACCCGTTCCCATGGCGGCCTCGGCCTCGGGCTCGCGATCGTCAGGAACCTGGTCGACCTACACGGCGGCGGGGTCCGCGCGGCGAGCCCCGGGCCCGGTCGCGGGGCGACCTTCACCGTCACCCTGCCGCTCGCGGGACCCCGCAAGGATCCGCCCGCTCCGCAGCCGGCGGCGTCGCCCCAACCGACTCCCCCGCGGGCGTGCGAGGGCGGCGACGGGATGCCTGACCTTGAGGGGCTCCGGATCCTCGTAGTCGATGACGAGGTCGACGCCTGCGAGGCCATCGCCGTGGCACTCGGGCTCGCCGGAGCGAACGCCCGGACGGCGGGATCCGCCCGCGACGCGCTTGGCCTGATCGAGGCATGGGCACCGGACGTGCTGGTCAGCGACATCGGCCTGCCGCAGGACGACGGTTACGCGTTGATTCGCACGGTCCGCGCACGCCACGCGGGACCCGGGGGTCGCATCCCGGCGCTCGCGCTCACCGCCTACGCGCGCGCTGAAGACCGGGCACGCGCGCTCACCGCGGGATACCAGGCGCACCTGGCGAAGCCAGTGGATCTCCGCGAGCTGGTAGCCGTGGTCGGCCGGCTCTGCGGCCGCGCCTCCGAGCAGCCGCGCGCCGAGCCAGACGCCGGCATGTCGCGGCCGCGCGTCTTCGAGCGGAGATGA